One Scylla paramamosain isolate STU-SP2022 chromosome 5, ASM3559412v1, whole genome shotgun sequence genomic region harbors:
- the LOC135100801 gene encoding proton-coupled folate transporter-like isoform X3, producing MADGEQVYDVEESPPTRAAQPASTGGYEGRSKARKVTVEPVLFVHNMCSQMMWLASQDLQVDKACAVNVGLSDRICADLSHHSQDQSTVMDVVSSLLMYRSIFETSIKAVWLLMLGSWSDRYSRQLPLIISICGLGGEALVYLIISFMPSLPVESVLLASVPYSLSGGTHALLMICFAYLADTSKSGKRTFRMGLLDAAYYLGSPVGLALVDPLMAAGGYRAVYIFVMAFYAATIVYVVVRFHGERRRVENAEHQVMRKCQQCQESCDVGHLYQAVQVTVQPRPHHVTAYILLLILAMLLDALPVWGEGNVKYLFTQEAMGWNHTQYSHWGTFSSLLSVCVMVVVVPLLSLVAHVPDGWIGVLGGVSRTAASIFYGCVTSSSLSWLMWTGAVFGSGKNMAPVAIRSLLSKLSGSRQVGQVFAVMAMAETLVVLGAAPLYKSVYSATNDYRPATYNFLSVGFNLLLTFILLGVTLQLKKVWIFLSISGEEPSSQNTAKPPSAQSSHTQNCEQQES from the exons GTTTATGATGTGGAGGAATCGCCGCCTACCCGTGCTGCTCAGCCCGCTTCCACAGGTGGGTATGAGGGTAGATCGAAGGCGAGGAAAGTCACGGTGGAGCCGGTGCTCTTTGTTCACAACATGTGTTCCCAGATGATGTGGTTGGCCTCGCAGGACCTACAGGTTGACAAAGCATGTGCT GTAAATGTTGGGTTGAGTGACAGAATCTGCGCAGATCTGAGCCACCACTCGCAGGACCAGAGCACCGTGATGGACGTGGTGAGCAGCTTGCTTATGTACCGCTCAATCTTTGAGACCTCCATCAAG GCTGTGTGGCTGCTGATGCTTGGGTCGTGGAGTGACCGCTACAGCAGACAACTTCCTCTCATCATTTCCATTTGTGGCCTTGGGGGAGAGGCTTTGGTGTACCTGATCATCTCATTCATGCCATCCTTGCCTGTGGAGAGTGTCCTTCTGGCCTCTGTGCCCTACTCCCTCAGTGGGGGCACTCATGCACTTCTCATGATCTGTTTTGCTTACTTGGCTGACACTTCAAAATCTG GGAAGCGCACATTCCGCATGGGCCTCCTGGACGCTGCGTACTACCTAGGCTCCCCAGTGGGTCTGGCACTAGTTGATCCTCTGATGGCAGCTGGTGGCTATCGAGcggtttatatttttgttatggcCTTCTATGCAGCAACTATTGTTTATGTGGTTGTGAGGTTCcatggtgagaggaggagagtagaaAATGCAGAA CATCAAGTGATGAGGAAGTGTCAGCAGTGTCAAGAATCTTGTGATGTGGGCCACTTATACCAGGCAGTGCAAGTAACAGTACAGCCTCGACCTCACCATGTGACTGCTTATATTCTTCTCCTTATTTTAGCAATGTTGTTGGATGCTCTGCCTGTGTGGG GTGAAGGCAATGTTAAATACTTGTTCACTCAGGAAGCCATGGGCTGGAACCACACACAATATAGCCATTGGGGCACATTTTCATCTTTACTCAGTGTTTGTG tgatggtggtggtggttccctTGCTAAGTCTGGTGGCCCATGTTCCTGATGGCTGGATTGGGGTGCTCGGAGGTGTCTCACGCACTGCAGCAAGTATCTTTTATGGCTGTGTCACCTCCAGTAGCCTATCATGGCTTATGTGGacag GTGCGGTGTTTGGCAGTGGTAAAAATATGGCTCCTGTGGCTATTCGTTCCTTGCTCTCCAAACTGTCTGGCAGTCGTCAAGTTG GTCAAGTGTTTGCTGTGATGGCCATGGCAGAGACACTGGTAGTGCTAGGTGCTGCTCCACTCTACAAAAGTGTCTACTCTGCAACAAATGATTACCGCCCAGCCACCTACAATTTTCTTTCAGTTGGCTTTAACTTACTGCTGACATTTATTCTCTT aggtgTGACATTGCAGTTAAAGAAAGTGTGGATCTTCTTGTCAATATCAGGTGAAGAGCCTTCTTCCCAGAACACTGCCAAGCCTCCCAGTGCCCAGTCTTCTCATACACAAAACTGTGAG CAGCAAGAAAGTTGA
- the LOC135100802 gene encoding helix-loop-helix protein delilah-like, with protein sequence MESRKMDQADEVSSCTDNNNNDNTRGEQRRPTRVAEKYGLRPRTIIRRLQLERTRDDTPQRQFKTSKNRPPPLSKYRRKTANARERHRMKEINDAFETLRRVLPDFCSRRAAAAMTKITTLKLAVSYIRALSHILEDGHPGDITFFNGLNLADISMSRPLSQPPPHAHSVHYCHGSLRAPGVTEFPSPEISTAASHTLPRTSLGSSSSSDLSELLSDDSCVFEDNLDAFDDIPALPEVDPFALLLTPDTEPLALTS encoded by the coding sequence ATGGAGTCAAGGAAGATGGACCAAGCTGATGAGGTGTCATCGTGcactgataacaacaataatgacaacacCCGCGGCGAGCAGCGGCGACCCACTCGAGTAGCGGAAAAGTATGGGCTACGACCTCGGACTATTATCAGACGGCTGCAGCTGGAAAGAACCCGAGATGACACGCCTCAGAGGCAGTTCAAAACATCGAAAAATCGGCCTCCACCTCTCTCTAAGTACAGGAGAAAAACAGCCAACGCCCGTGAGAGACACCGCATGAAGGAAATCAACGACGCCTTTGAAACCCTTCGCCGGGTGCTGCCAGACTTCTGTAGTCGGCGTGCGGCGGCAGCCATGACCAAGATCACTACTCTGAAGCTAGCCGTCAGTTACATAAGAGCGCTTTCTCACATCCTCGAGGACGGCCACCCAGGGGACATTACGTTTTTCAACGGCTTGAACTTGGCAGATATCTCGATGAGCAGGCCTCTGTCCCAGCCGCCTCCCCACGCCCACTCTGTCCACTACTGCCACGGCAGCCTCAGGGCTCCGGGGGTGACTGAGTTTCCCTCACCCGAAATATCGACCGCTGCGTCCCACACGCTGCCACGCACCTCcctgggcagcagcagcagcagcgatcTCAGTGAACTGCTCTCTGATGACTCCTGTGTCTTCGAGGACAACCTTGATGCCTTTGATGACATTCCCGCCCTGCCCGAGGTTGACCCCTTCGCTCTCCTACTAACGCCAGACACAGAGCCCTTGGCGCTGACTTCCTAG
- the LOC135100801 gene encoding proton-coupled folate transporter-like isoform X6, whose protein sequence is MADGEQVYDVEESPPTRAAQPASTGGYEGRSKARKVTVEPVLFVHNMCSQMMWLASQDLQVDKACAAVWLLMLGSWSDRYSRQLPLIISICGLGGEALVYLIISFMPSLPVESVLLASVPYSLSGGTHALLMICFAYLADTSKSGKRTFRMGLLDAAYYLGSPVGLALVDPLMAAGGYRAVYIFVMAFYAATIVYVVVRFHGERRRVENAEHQVMRKCQQCQESCDVGHLYQAVQVTVQPRPHHVTAYILLLILAMLLDALPVWGEGNVKYLFTQEAMGWNHTQYSHWGTFSSLLSVCVMVVVVPLLSLVAHVPDGWIGVLGGVSRTAASIFYGCVTSSSLSWLMWTGAVFGSGKNMAPVAIRSLLSKLSGSRQVGQVFAVMAMAETLVVLGAAPLYKSVYSATNDYRPATYNFLSVGFNLLLTFILLGVTLQLKKVWIFLSISGEEPSSQNTAKPPSAQSSHTQNCEQQES, encoded by the exons GTTTATGATGTGGAGGAATCGCCGCCTACCCGTGCTGCTCAGCCCGCTTCCACAGGTGGGTATGAGGGTAGATCGAAGGCGAGGAAAGTCACGGTGGAGCCGGTGCTCTTTGTTCACAACATGTGTTCCCAGATGATGTGGTTGGCCTCGCAGGACCTACAGGTTGACAAAGCATGTGCT GCTGTGTGGCTGCTGATGCTTGGGTCGTGGAGTGACCGCTACAGCAGACAACTTCCTCTCATCATTTCCATTTGTGGCCTTGGGGGAGAGGCTTTGGTGTACCTGATCATCTCATTCATGCCATCCTTGCCTGTGGAGAGTGTCCTTCTGGCCTCTGTGCCCTACTCCCTCAGTGGGGGCACTCATGCACTTCTCATGATCTGTTTTGCTTACTTGGCTGACACTTCAAAATCTG GGAAGCGCACATTCCGCATGGGCCTCCTGGACGCTGCGTACTACCTAGGCTCCCCAGTGGGTCTGGCACTAGTTGATCCTCTGATGGCAGCTGGTGGCTATCGAGcggtttatatttttgttatggcCTTCTATGCAGCAACTATTGTTTATGTGGTTGTGAGGTTCcatggtgagaggaggagagtagaaAATGCAGAA CATCAAGTGATGAGGAAGTGTCAGCAGTGTCAAGAATCTTGTGATGTGGGCCACTTATACCAGGCAGTGCAAGTAACAGTACAGCCTCGACCTCACCATGTGACTGCTTATATTCTTCTCCTTATTTTAGCAATGTTGTTGGATGCTCTGCCTGTGTGGG GTGAAGGCAATGTTAAATACTTGTTCACTCAGGAAGCCATGGGCTGGAACCACACACAATATAGCCATTGGGGCACATTTTCATCTTTACTCAGTGTTTGTG tgatggtggtggtggttccctTGCTAAGTCTGGTGGCCCATGTTCCTGATGGCTGGATTGGGGTGCTCGGAGGTGTCTCACGCACTGCAGCAAGTATCTTTTATGGCTGTGTCACCTCCAGTAGCCTATCATGGCTTATGTGGacag GTGCGGTGTTTGGCAGTGGTAAAAATATGGCTCCTGTGGCTATTCGTTCCTTGCTCTCCAAACTGTCTGGCAGTCGTCAAGTTG GTCAAGTGTTTGCTGTGATGGCCATGGCAGAGACACTGGTAGTGCTAGGTGCTGCTCCACTCTACAAAAGTGTCTACTCTGCAACAAATGATTACCGCCCAGCCACCTACAATTTTCTTTCAGTTGGCTTTAACTTACTGCTGACATTTATTCTCTT aggtgTGACATTGCAGTTAAAGAAAGTGTGGATCTTCTTGTCAATATCAGGTGAAGAGCCTTCTTCCCAGAACACTGCCAAGCCTCCCAGTGCCCAGTCTTCTCATACACAAAACTGTGAG CAGCAAGAAAGTTGA
- the LOC135100801 gene encoding proton-coupled folate transporter-like isoform X1, which translates to MIRLIGGLEYLIIPVLDNTFSLDCLDQYDCRPLKVNYCWSVLRIAWLTESRFMMWRNRRLPVLLSPLPQVNVGLSDRICADLSHHSQDQSTVMDVVSSLLMYRSIFETSIKAVWLLMLGSWSDRYSRQLPLIISICGLGGEALVYLIISFMPSLPVESVLLASVPYSLSGGTHALLMICFAYLADTSKSGKRTFRMGLLDAAYYLGSPVGLALVDPLMAAGGYRAVYIFVMAFYAATIVYVVVRFHGERRRVENAEHQVMRKCQQCQESCDVGHLYQAVQVTVQPRPHHVTAYILLLILAMLLDALPVWGEGNVKYLFTQEAMGWNHTQYSHWGTFSSLLSVCVMVVVVPLLSLVAHVPDGWIGVLGGVSRTAASIFYGCVTSSSLSWLMWTGAVFGSGKNMAPVAIRSLLSKLSGSRQVGQVFAVMAMAETLVVLGAAPLYKSVYSATNDYRPATYNFLSVGFNLLLTFILLGVTLQLKKVWIFLSISGEEPSSQNTAKPPSAQSSHTQNCEQQES; encoded by the exons GTTTATGATGTGGAGGAATCGCCGCCTACCCGTGCTGCTCAGCCCGCTTCCACAG GTAAATGTTGGGTTGAGTGACAGAATCTGCGCAGATCTGAGCCACCACTCGCAGGACCAGAGCACCGTGATGGACGTGGTGAGCAGCTTGCTTATGTACCGCTCAATCTTTGAGACCTCCATCAAG GCTGTGTGGCTGCTGATGCTTGGGTCGTGGAGTGACCGCTACAGCAGACAACTTCCTCTCATCATTTCCATTTGTGGCCTTGGGGGAGAGGCTTTGGTGTACCTGATCATCTCATTCATGCCATCCTTGCCTGTGGAGAGTGTCCTTCTGGCCTCTGTGCCCTACTCCCTCAGTGGGGGCACTCATGCACTTCTCATGATCTGTTTTGCTTACTTGGCTGACACTTCAAAATCTG GGAAGCGCACATTCCGCATGGGCCTCCTGGACGCTGCGTACTACCTAGGCTCCCCAGTGGGTCTGGCACTAGTTGATCCTCTGATGGCAGCTGGTGGCTATCGAGcggtttatatttttgttatggcCTTCTATGCAGCAACTATTGTTTATGTGGTTGTGAGGTTCcatggtgagaggaggagagtagaaAATGCAGAA CATCAAGTGATGAGGAAGTGTCAGCAGTGTCAAGAATCTTGTGATGTGGGCCACTTATACCAGGCAGTGCAAGTAACAGTACAGCCTCGACCTCACCATGTGACTGCTTATATTCTTCTCCTTATTTTAGCAATGTTGTTGGATGCTCTGCCTGTGTGGG GTGAAGGCAATGTTAAATACTTGTTCACTCAGGAAGCCATGGGCTGGAACCACACACAATATAGCCATTGGGGCACATTTTCATCTTTACTCAGTGTTTGTG tgatggtggtggtggttccctTGCTAAGTCTGGTGGCCCATGTTCCTGATGGCTGGATTGGGGTGCTCGGAGGTGTCTCACGCACTGCAGCAAGTATCTTTTATGGCTGTGTCACCTCCAGTAGCCTATCATGGCTTATGTGGacag GTGCGGTGTTTGGCAGTGGTAAAAATATGGCTCCTGTGGCTATTCGTTCCTTGCTCTCCAAACTGTCTGGCAGTCGTCAAGTTG GTCAAGTGTTTGCTGTGATGGCCATGGCAGAGACACTGGTAGTGCTAGGTGCTGCTCCACTCTACAAAAGTGTCTACTCTGCAACAAATGATTACCGCCCAGCCACCTACAATTTTCTTTCAGTTGGCTTTAACTTACTGCTGACATTTATTCTCTT aggtgTGACATTGCAGTTAAAGAAAGTGTGGATCTTCTTGTCAATATCAGGTGAAGAGCCTTCTTCCCAGAACACTGCCAAGCCTCCCAGTGCCCAGTCTTCTCATACACAAAACTGTGAG CAGCAAGAAAGTTGA
- the LOC135100801 gene encoding proton-coupled folate transporter-like isoform X4, which produces MADGEQVYDVEESPPTRAAQPASTGGYEGRSKARKVTVEPVLFVHNMCSQMMWLASQDLQVDKACAVNVGLSDRICADLSHHSQDQSTVMDVVSSLLMYRSIFETSIKAVWLLMLGSWSDRYSRQLPLIISICGLGGEALVYLIISFMPSLPVESVLLASVPYSLSGGTHALLMICFAYLADTSKSGKRTFRMGLLDAAYYLGSPVGLALVDPLMAAGGYRAVYIFVMAFYAATIVYVVVRFHGERRRVENAEHQVMRKCQQCQESCDVGHLYQAVQVTVQPRPHHVTAYILLLILAMLLDALPVWGEGNVKYLFTQEAMGWNHTQYSHWGTFSSLLSVCVMVVVVPLLSLVAHVPDGWIGVLGGVSRTAASIFYGCVTSSSLSWLMWTGAVFGSGKNMAPVAIRSLLSKLSGSRQVGQVFAVMAMAETLVVLGAAPLYKSVYSATNDYRPATYNFLSVGFNLLLTFILLGVTLQLKKVWIFLSISGEEPSSQNTAKPPSAQSSHTQNCEQES; this is translated from the exons GTTTATGATGTGGAGGAATCGCCGCCTACCCGTGCTGCTCAGCCCGCTTCCACAGGTGGGTATGAGGGTAGATCGAAGGCGAGGAAAGTCACGGTGGAGCCGGTGCTCTTTGTTCACAACATGTGTTCCCAGATGATGTGGTTGGCCTCGCAGGACCTACAGGTTGACAAAGCATGTGCT GTAAATGTTGGGTTGAGTGACAGAATCTGCGCAGATCTGAGCCACCACTCGCAGGACCAGAGCACCGTGATGGACGTGGTGAGCAGCTTGCTTATGTACCGCTCAATCTTTGAGACCTCCATCAAG GCTGTGTGGCTGCTGATGCTTGGGTCGTGGAGTGACCGCTACAGCAGACAACTTCCTCTCATCATTTCCATTTGTGGCCTTGGGGGAGAGGCTTTGGTGTACCTGATCATCTCATTCATGCCATCCTTGCCTGTGGAGAGTGTCCTTCTGGCCTCTGTGCCCTACTCCCTCAGTGGGGGCACTCATGCACTTCTCATGATCTGTTTTGCTTACTTGGCTGACACTTCAAAATCTG GGAAGCGCACATTCCGCATGGGCCTCCTGGACGCTGCGTACTACCTAGGCTCCCCAGTGGGTCTGGCACTAGTTGATCCTCTGATGGCAGCTGGTGGCTATCGAGcggtttatatttttgttatggcCTTCTATGCAGCAACTATTGTTTATGTGGTTGTGAGGTTCcatggtgagaggaggagagtagaaAATGCAGAA CATCAAGTGATGAGGAAGTGTCAGCAGTGTCAAGAATCTTGTGATGTGGGCCACTTATACCAGGCAGTGCAAGTAACAGTACAGCCTCGACCTCACCATGTGACTGCTTATATTCTTCTCCTTATTTTAGCAATGTTGTTGGATGCTCTGCCTGTGTGGG GTGAAGGCAATGTTAAATACTTGTTCACTCAGGAAGCCATGGGCTGGAACCACACACAATATAGCCATTGGGGCACATTTTCATCTTTACTCAGTGTTTGTG tgatggtggtggtggttccctTGCTAAGTCTGGTGGCCCATGTTCCTGATGGCTGGATTGGGGTGCTCGGAGGTGTCTCACGCACTGCAGCAAGTATCTTTTATGGCTGTGTCACCTCCAGTAGCCTATCATGGCTTATGTGGacag GTGCGGTGTTTGGCAGTGGTAAAAATATGGCTCCTGTGGCTATTCGTTCCTTGCTCTCCAAACTGTCTGGCAGTCGTCAAGTTG GTCAAGTGTTTGCTGTGATGGCCATGGCAGAGACACTGGTAGTGCTAGGTGCTGCTCCACTCTACAAAAGTGTCTACTCTGCAACAAATGATTACCGCCCAGCCACCTACAATTTTCTTTCAGTTGGCTTTAACTTACTGCTGACATTTATTCTCTT aggtgTGACATTGCAGTTAAAGAAAGTGTGGATCTTCTTGTCAATATCAGGTGAAGAGCCTTCTTCCCAGAACACTGCCAAGCCTCCCAGTGCCCAGTCTTCTCATACACAAAACTGTGAG CAAGAAAGTTGA
- the LOC135100801 gene encoding proton-coupled folate transporter-like isoform X2: protein MIRLIGGLEYLIIPVLDNTFSLDCLDQYDCRPLKVNYCWSVLRIAWLTESRFMMWRNRRLPVLLSPLPQVNVGLSDRICADLSHHSQDQSTVMDVVSSLLMYRSIFETSIKAVWLLMLGSWSDRYSRQLPLIISICGLGGEALVYLIISFMPSLPVESVLLASVPYSLSGGTHALLMICFAYLADTSKSGKRTFRMGLLDAAYYLGSPVGLALVDPLMAAGGYRAVYIFVMAFYAATIVYVVVRFHGERRRVENAEHQVMRKCQQCQESCDVGHLYQAVQVTVQPRPHHVTAYILLLILAMLLDALPVWGEGNVKYLFTQEAMGWNHTQYSHWGTFSSLLSVCVMVVVVPLLSLVAHVPDGWIGVLGGVSRTAASIFYGCVTSSSLSWLMWTGAVFGSGKNMAPVAIRSLLSKLSGSRQVGQVFAVMAMAETLVVLGAAPLYKSVYSATNDYRPATYNFLSVGFNLLLTFILLGVTLQLKKVWIFLSISGEEPSSQNTAKPPSAQSSHTQNCEQES from the exons GTTTATGATGTGGAGGAATCGCCGCCTACCCGTGCTGCTCAGCCCGCTTCCACAG GTAAATGTTGGGTTGAGTGACAGAATCTGCGCAGATCTGAGCCACCACTCGCAGGACCAGAGCACCGTGATGGACGTGGTGAGCAGCTTGCTTATGTACCGCTCAATCTTTGAGACCTCCATCAAG GCTGTGTGGCTGCTGATGCTTGGGTCGTGGAGTGACCGCTACAGCAGACAACTTCCTCTCATCATTTCCATTTGTGGCCTTGGGGGAGAGGCTTTGGTGTACCTGATCATCTCATTCATGCCATCCTTGCCTGTGGAGAGTGTCCTTCTGGCCTCTGTGCCCTACTCCCTCAGTGGGGGCACTCATGCACTTCTCATGATCTGTTTTGCTTACTTGGCTGACACTTCAAAATCTG GGAAGCGCACATTCCGCATGGGCCTCCTGGACGCTGCGTACTACCTAGGCTCCCCAGTGGGTCTGGCACTAGTTGATCCTCTGATGGCAGCTGGTGGCTATCGAGcggtttatatttttgttatggcCTTCTATGCAGCAACTATTGTTTATGTGGTTGTGAGGTTCcatggtgagaggaggagagtagaaAATGCAGAA CATCAAGTGATGAGGAAGTGTCAGCAGTGTCAAGAATCTTGTGATGTGGGCCACTTATACCAGGCAGTGCAAGTAACAGTACAGCCTCGACCTCACCATGTGACTGCTTATATTCTTCTCCTTATTTTAGCAATGTTGTTGGATGCTCTGCCTGTGTGGG GTGAAGGCAATGTTAAATACTTGTTCACTCAGGAAGCCATGGGCTGGAACCACACACAATATAGCCATTGGGGCACATTTTCATCTTTACTCAGTGTTTGTG tgatggtggtggtggttccctTGCTAAGTCTGGTGGCCCATGTTCCTGATGGCTGGATTGGGGTGCTCGGAGGTGTCTCACGCACTGCAGCAAGTATCTTTTATGGCTGTGTCACCTCCAGTAGCCTATCATGGCTTATGTGGacag GTGCGGTGTTTGGCAGTGGTAAAAATATGGCTCCTGTGGCTATTCGTTCCTTGCTCTCCAAACTGTCTGGCAGTCGTCAAGTTG GTCAAGTGTTTGCTGTGATGGCCATGGCAGAGACACTGGTAGTGCTAGGTGCTGCTCCACTCTACAAAAGTGTCTACTCTGCAACAAATGATTACCGCCCAGCCACCTACAATTTTCTTTCAGTTGGCTTTAACTTACTGCTGACATTTATTCTCTT aggtgTGACATTGCAGTTAAAGAAAGTGTGGATCTTCTTGTCAATATCAGGTGAAGAGCCTTCTTCCCAGAACACTGCCAAGCCTCCCAGTGCCCAGTCTTCTCATACACAAAACTGTGAG CAAGAAAGTTGA